The following proteins are co-located in the uncultured Tolumonas sp. genome:
- the glyS gene encoding glycine--tRNA ligase subunit beta, which yields MATENFLIELGTEELPPKALRKLAQAFADNFTAELDKAGLAHQGVQWFAAPRRLALKVTALADKQADKQVEKRGPAVSAAFDASGTPTPAASGWAKSNGIEVAQAERLATDKGEWLVYRANVAGQATTELLGTMVATALAGLPIPKPMRWGAKRTQFIRPVHTLCMLFGGELVAGEVLGLQSARTIRGHRFMGEAEFEISHADQYPALLLEKGKVQADYEARKAFIKAGAEAAAKQLGGVADLEDSLLEEVTSLVEWPVILTAKFEEKFLAVPAEALVYTMKGDQKYFPVYDAAGKLLPNFIFVSNIESKDPTQIIQGNERVVRPRLSDAEFFFNTDKKHTLASRLESLDTVLFQQQLGTLKDKSVRIAELSAFIAAQIGADVEHATRAGLLSKCDLMTNMVMEFTDTQGVMGMHYARHDHEAEDVAVALNEQYMPRFAGDNLPNGLVACAVAIADKLDSLAGIFGIGQAPKGDKDPFALRRAAIGTLRIIVEKQLDLDLVTIVDKAVELYGSKLTNKKVTDEVIDFLLARFRASYQEVGIAVDVIQAVLARRPTRPADFDARVKAVSHFRTLDAAQALAAANKRVSNILAKFDGKLKDSVDSALLQDAAEQQLAEQVASMEIKLAPLFAAGEYQQALTELAALREAVDTFFDKVMVMADDEALKLNRLTLLARLQALFLQAADISLLQQ from the coding sequence ATGGCAACTGAAAACTTTTTAATTGAACTGGGCACGGAAGAGCTGCCACCGAAAGCACTGCGAAAACTCGCACAAGCCTTTGCTGACAACTTTACTGCAGAACTGGATAAAGCCGGTCTGGCCCATCAGGGCGTGCAATGGTTTGCAGCACCGCGTCGTCTGGCGCTGAAAGTAACTGCACTGGCGGACAAACAAGCTGACAAACAGGTTGAGAAACGCGGCCCGGCTGTCTCTGCGGCATTTGATGCATCAGGCACACCAACACCCGCTGCGTCTGGTTGGGCAAAATCTAACGGCATTGAAGTCGCACAGGCAGAACGTCTGGCGACCGACAAAGGTGAATGGCTGGTCTATCGCGCTAATGTCGCCGGTCAAGCCACCACTGAACTGCTGGGCACTATGGTGGCGACAGCGTTAGCTGGCTTACCAATTCCAAAACCAATGCGTTGGGGTGCAAAACGCACGCAATTTATCCGCCCAGTACATACCCTGTGTATGCTGTTTGGCGGTGAGTTGGTGGCAGGTGAAGTGTTAGGGCTGCAATCAGCACGCACCATCCGTGGCCATCGCTTCATGGGTGAAGCTGAATTTGAAATCAGCCATGCCGATCAATACCCTGCTTTGCTGCTGGAAAAAGGCAAAGTGCAAGCTGACTACGAAGCGCGTAAAGCGTTCATCAAAGCTGGCGCTGAAGCGGCGGCGAAACAGCTGGGCGGTGTTGCGGATCTGGAAGATTCACTGCTGGAAGAAGTCACCTCGCTGGTGGAATGGCCAGTGATCCTGACTGCGAAATTTGAAGAAAAATTCCTGGCTGTTCCGGCAGAAGCGCTGGTTTACACCATGAAAGGCGACCAGAAATATTTCCCTGTGTATGACGCGGCTGGCAAATTACTGCCAAACTTCATCTTCGTCAGCAACATCGAATCGAAAGACCCAACTCAGATCATTCAGGGTAACGAACGTGTTGTCCGCCCTCGTCTGTCGGATGCGGAGTTTTTCTTTAACACCGATAAAAAACACACCTTGGCTTCCCGACTGGAAAGTCTGGATACCGTGTTGTTCCAGCAACAACTGGGCACATTGAAAGACAAATCTGTACGTATTGCAGAACTGTCTGCCTTCATCGCTGCACAGATTGGTGCTGACGTGGAACATGCCACTCGTGCCGGTTTGCTGTCGAAGTGTGACCTGATGACCAACATGGTGATGGAATTCACCGACACGCAAGGCGTGATGGGTATGCACTATGCGCGTCACGATCACGAAGCCGAAGATGTCGCTGTGGCGTTAAACGAGCAGTACATGCCACGTTTTGCCGGTGACAACCTGCCAAACGGTCTGGTCGCTTGTGCGGTAGCTATCGCTGATAAACTGGACAGCCTTGCCGGTATCTTTGGCATTGGTCAGGCACCCAAAGGTGATAAAGACCCGTTCGCACTGCGTCGTGCCGCGATTGGTACGCTGCGTATCATCGTCGAAAAACAGCTGGATCTGGATTTAGTCACCATCGTTGATAAAGCAGTTGAGCTGTACGGCAGTAAACTGACCAACAAGAAAGTCACTGACGAAGTGATCGACTTCCTGCTGGCACGTTTCCGTGCCTCTTACCAAGAAGTCGGCATTGCCGTTGACGTTATTCAGGCTGTACTGGCTCGTCGCCCAACGCGCCCAGCCGACTTTGATGCCCGCGTTAAAGCAGTGAGCCATTTCCGCACGCTGGATGCCGCACAAGCACTCGCTGCAGCTAACAAACGCGTCAGCAACATTCTGGCGAAGTTTGATGGCAAGCTGAAAGACAGCGTTGATTCAGCGTTGTTACAAGATGCCGCAGAACAGCAGTTAGCCGAGCAAGTGGCCAGCATGGAAATCAAACTGGCACCGCTGTTTGCTGCTGGTGAATACCAACAAGCGTTGACAGAATTGGCTGCGCTGCGTGAAGCCGTGGATACCTTCTTTGATAAAGTAATGGTGATGGCCGATGATGAAGCGCTGAAACTGAATCGTCTGACTCTGCTGGCGCGTCTGCAAGCCCTGTTCCTGCAAGCGGCGGATATCTCGCTATTGCAGCAATAA
- the glyQ gene encoding glycine--tRNA ligase subunit alpha — protein MQKFDIKTFQGLILSLQDYWARQGCVISQPLDMEVGAGTSHPMTFLRAIGPEPMNCAYVQPSRRPTDGRYGENPNRLQHYYQFQVILKPSPDNIQELYLGSLRELGFDPLVHDIRFVEDNWENPTLGAWGLGWEVWLNGMEVTQFTYFQQVGGLECSPVTGEITYGLERLAMYIQGVDSLYDLVWADGPLGKVTYRDVFHQNEVEQSTYNFEHADVPFLFQLFDQCEKECQHLLNLELPLPLPAYERILKAAHAFNLLDARHAISVTERQRYILRIRALSKAVAEAYYAARERLGFPMCKATQA, from the coding sequence ATGCAGAAATTTGATATTAAAACATTTCAGGGACTCATTTTATCCCTGCAAGATTACTGGGCCCGCCAGGGTTGTGTGATTTCACAACCGCTCGATATGGAAGTGGGCGCAGGTACTTCACATCCAATGACCTTTTTACGGGCTATTGGTCCGGAACCGATGAACTGCGCTTACGTGCAGCCATCCCGTCGTCCGACCGATGGTCGCTACGGGGAAAACCCGAACCGCCTGCAACATTATTACCAGTTTCAGGTCATTCTGAAGCCATCACCGGACAATATTCAGGAATTATATCTGGGTTCGTTACGTGAGCTGGGCTTTGACCCGCTGGTTCACGATATTCGCTTCGTGGAAGACAACTGGGAAAACCCAACACTGGGTGCCTGGGGTCTCGGCTGGGAAGTGTGGCTAAACGGCATGGAAGTCACTCAGTTCACCTACTTCCAACAAGTGGGTGGCTTAGAGTGTTCACCAGTTACTGGCGAAATCACTTACGGTCTGGAACGTCTGGCGATGTATATCCAAGGCGTGGATAGTCTGTACGATCTGGTTTGGGCTGATGGCCCGCTGGGTAAAGTGACCTATCGTGACGTGTTCCACCAAAATGAAGTGGAACAATCCACTTACAACTTTGAACACGCTGACGTGCCATTCCTGTTCCAGTTGTTCGATCAATGCGAAAAAGAGTGCCAGCATTTACTGAACCTGGAACTGCCTCTGCCACTGCCGGCTTATGAACGTATTTTGAAAGCGGCACATGCCTTTAACCTGCTGGATGCCCGTCACGCGATTTCCGTGACCGAGCGTCAACGCTACATTCTGCGTATCCGGGCACTTTCCAAAGCGGTGGCGGAAGCCTACTACGCCGCGCGCGAACGTCTCGGCTTCCCGATGTGCAAAGCAACTCAAGCGTAA